In the genome of Solidesulfovibrio sp., one region contains:
- a CDS encoding nucleotidyltransferase substrate binding protein, whose translation MAEDIRWKQRFENYLKALQTLSDAAKLAKERNLSALEEQGVIQSFEFTHELAWNVLKDYLEYQGIGNIVGSRGAVREAFRNGLIEEGETWMTMIRDRNLSSHTYDQTTAQEIVKRILEEHHPAFLTMTKKFQELYEKTENE comes from the coding sequence ATGGCGGAAGATATTCGCTGGAAACAACGATTCGAGAACTACCTGAAAGCGCTTCAAACTCTTTCCGATGCCGCCAAACTTGCTAAGGAACGGAATCTTTCAGCCCTAGAAGAACAAGGTGTGATCCAATCGTTCGAATTCACGCACGAACTGGCCTGGAATGTCTTGAAGGATTACCTAGAGTACCAAGGAATTGGGAATATCGTCGGTTCAAGAGGAGCGGTTCGTGAAGCGTTTCGAAATGGTCTGATCGAAGAGGGGGAAACATGGATGACCATGATACGGGATAGAAATCTTTCCTCGCACACCTACGATCAGACGACAGCGCAAGAAATTGTCAAAAGGATTCTAGAAGAACACCATCCTGCTTTTTTGACGATGACCAAGAAATTCCAAGAACTTTATGAAAAAACTGAGAACGAATGA
- a CDS encoding rubredoxin, whose amino-acid sequence MSENLKRFICLGCGFLYDEALGLPEHGIAPGTRWADIPENWACPDCFTAKHLFEMIEIPYAVGEPHLPQLSPAAPPQPPHAI is encoded by the coding sequence ATGAGCGAAAACCTGAAACGCTTCATATGCCTGGGGTGCGGGTTCTTGTATGACGAAGCTCTGGGATTGCCCGAGCACGGCATCGCACCGGGCACCCGCTGGGCGGATATCCCGGAGAACTGGGCCTGTCCGGACTGCTTCACGGCCAAGCACCTCTTCGAAATGATCGAGATCCCCTATGCTGTGGGTGAGCCCCATCTGCCGCAGCTGAGCCCCGCCGCGCCGCCTCAACCCCCGCATGCCATCTAG
- a CDS encoding ABC transporter permease: protein MRVRTIASFALSSITARAGRSLALAGGVSLCIALFVAMSSLSDGYARLVRQPLEALAADVTVQRPGAPKATGAGGRLTMPPANAVLTPEERAIASSLPQVAATNAALLLWDRSSKGFTVVMGIDPGRSGSRIGPAVVQEWVSKGHALERDGDLLLEEHFAKLSRLQVGDRFDIGGREMTVSGLVKIREGGALIPANAFVTLSYARELAGLPEESANVIFAKLKKGADIDQLRAQLGTRLAGAVITSSDSIGEMMRGFSLISGKFSSFIGLLALCFAVIACHRLITGSVQERRYEFGVMQAVGWQHKDINEVLMFESAFLGVLSAVIGILLGYALASFMGDLMLASQGPVQLTPLPAGIRPSGGEGDVVHLPLVNSWATNMVALATALAAAVIGGWHAASKMTRTSVMDALREP from the coding sequence ATGCGCGTACGCACAATCGCATCCTTTGCACTCTCCTCGATAACAGCCCGGGCAGGGCGATCCTTGGCCTTGGCGGGAGGGGTGTCGCTTTGCATAGCGCTCTTTGTAGCGATGAGCAGCCTTTCGGATGGTTACGCGCGGCTGGTCCGCCAGCCACTGGAAGCACTCGCGGCGGATGTGACCGTCCAACGGCCTGGGGCTCCGAAAGCGACAGGGGCGGGGGGCAGGTTGACCATGCCCCCGGCAAATGCGGTATTGACCCCTGAGGAAAGAGCAATTGCGTCAAGCCTGCCGCAAGTTGCCGCGACAAATGCGGCTTTGCTTCTCTGGGACCGCTCTTCCAAGGGATTCACGGTGGTCATGGGGATTGACCCGGGCCGCAGCGGTTCACGGATCGGTCCGGCCGTTGTTCAAGAGTGGGTCAGCAAGGGCCATGCGCTTGAACGGGACGGCGATCTCTTGCTTGAGGAGCATTTCGCCAAGCTCAGCAGACTCCAGGTGGGGGATCGCTTCGATATCGGCGGTCGGGAAATGACCGTCTCCGGTTTAGTGAAGATCAGGGAAGGCGGGGCGCTTATCCCCGCCAACGCCTTTGTCACCCTGAGCTACGCCAGGGAACTCGCCGGCCTGCCCGAAGAAAGCGCCAATGTGATCTTTGCAAAGCTCAAGAAAGGGGCGGACATCGACCAGCTTCGTGCACAATTGGGTACACGGCTTGCCGGCGCTGTCATCACATCGTCGGACTCCATTGGAGAAATGATGCGGGGCTTTTCCCTGATTTCAGGGAAGTTCTCTTCGTTTATCGGGCTGCTGGCGTTGTGCTTCGCGGTTATCGCGTGTCATCGCCTCATCACTGGGTCCGTTCAGGAACGGCGCTACGAATTCGGGGTGATGCAGGCGGTGGGCTGGCAACACAAGGATATCAACGAAGTGCTCATGTTTGAGTCGGCCTTCCTTGGTGTTCTGAGCGCAGTCATTGGGATTCTGCTTGGCTATGCGCTTGCCTCCTTTATGGGAGATTTGATGCTCGCATCGCAAGGTCCCGTGCAGTTGACACCATTGCCTGCGGGGATTCGGCCTTCGGGCGGCGAAGGTGATGTTGTCCATCTCCCTCTGGTGAATTCCTGGGCCACGAACATGGTCGCATTGGCAACCGCCTTGGCGGCGGCAGTGATTGGTGGATGGCATGCGGCAAGCAAGATGACACGAACGAGTGTCATGGACGCCCTACGGGAACCATGA
- a CDS encoding transposase, whose translation MFDLTDREWQRIGPIYLSGRGKNGHPSDTRLFVDAVLYILRVGTPWRNLPSAMGTGTRSMFDTWTGVLGNFSEASGYFLVQIEGKI comes from the coding sequence ATTTTCGATCTTACGGACAGGGAATGGCAGCGTATCGGGCCGATTTATCTAAGTGGTAGAGGAAAAAATGGACATCCCTCCGACACCCGTCTCTTTGTGGATGCGGTCTTGTACATACTCCGCGTTGGGACACCCTGGCGAAATTTGCCGTCGGCTATGGGAACTGGCACACGATCTATGTTCGATACATGGACTGGTGTCTTGGGAAACTTTTCAGAAGCATCGGGATACTTTCTCGTACAAATCGAAGGGAAAATCTAG
- a CDS encoding nucleotidyltransferase domain-containing protein, with protein MMQFGLNEKTIEKIRSVLSRHPAIDKVVLYGSRAKGTHKLGSDIDLTMYSDDLSQKEMNQILDEIDSLDLPYIVDLSLFRELTHASLLDHIQRVGIVFYSRKLSR; from the coding sequence ATGATGCAGTTTGGACTCAACGAAAAAACGATCGAAAAAATCAGATCGGTTTTATCCAGACATCCTGCTATTGATAAAGTGGTCTTGTATGGATCACGGGCGAAAGGGACTCACAAGTTAGGCTCGGATATTGATTTAACCATGTATAGCGACGATTTGTCGCAAAAAGAAATGAATCAGATTCTTGATGAGATCGACTCCCTCGATTTGCCTTATATCGTTGATCTTTCGTTGTTTAGGGAATTGACGCACGCCTCGTTGCTGGATCATATTCAAAGAGTTGGTATTGTATTCTATTCCAGGAAATTAAGTAGATAA
- a CDS encoding thiamine pyrophosphate-binding protein: MTGRTGGELIQDFLETYEIPVVFGNPGTTETTFLAAVAASTATYVLSLHESSAVGIAAGYALITGKPSIVSLHTYPGLANGMFNMRNALMSGVPLLVINGQQDSRFLIHNPVLGAPNTRLAETATKYAYEVSRTDDLAVALQRCYLQARLQPAGPVFLSLPMNFLLERTEHTTFKKTRIIEDAVARSIDAVSRALKAVPAGKLAIVADYAVGAAYGVDDVGRIATALAADIYAAPFHVQGTVDPLHPNFRGQLPPTTREINETLGRYHTMLLIGEKVDSFTYNGLSALPGKLQVIQIAPAASQLGFDYPCDMAVLGEIKATLDALATAIGAPAASAGERTVDVRALEARYPPSGKRPSDALILGVLRHCDRATHIVTEGSSEDAIVQDMAVRLGFRNVHFSPRGGGLGWAMPLGVGIGLATGKPAVCFVGDGGSLFSIHALWTAAKYSIPSIFVCFVNHEYRLLKDLWCATMATAMESTHFVGMDFDDPSVDLRRIAEGFGARTEKIETLETVGEVLARAVAHPGPSFLIIDREP, from the coding sequence ATGACAGGTCGAACAGGCGGCGAACTCATTCAGGATTTTCTCGAGACCTATGAAATTCCCGTCGTATTCGGCAATCCGGGGACGACGGAAACGACGTTTCTCGCAGCCGTGGCGGCATCGACGGCCACCTACGTACTGTCGTTGCACGAATCCAGCGCTGTGGGCATTGCCGCCGGCTACGCGCTGATCACGGGCAAGCCGTCCATTGTCAGCCTGCATACCTATCCGGGCCTAGCCAACGGCATGTTCAACATGCGAAACGCCTTGATGTCCGGTGTGCCGCTGCTCGTGATCAACGGACAGCAGGATTCGCGCTTTCTCATTCACAATCCGGTCCTTGGCGCGCCGAATACGCGGCTGGCCGAAACCGCCACCAAATACGCCTACGAGGTGAGCCGTACGGACGATCTCGCCGTGGCGCTGCAGCGATGCTACTTGCAGGCACGGCTGCAGCCGGCGGGACCGGTGTTTCTGTCTCTGCCCATGAACTTCCTGCTGGAGCGGACCGAACACACGACATTTAAAAAGACCCGTATCATCGAGGACGCGGTAGCGCGCTCCATCGATGCGGTTTCCCGGGCCTTGAAGGCTGTTCCCGCTGGCAAACTTGCCATCGTGGCCGATTATGCGGTCGGGGCCGCGTACGGCGTTGACGATGTGGGCCGTATCGCGACCGCGCTCGCCGCGGATATCTACGCCGCGCCGTTCCATGTTCAGGGAACGGTCGATCCCCTCCATCCGAACTTCCGTGGCCAGCTTCCGCCGACCACAAGGGAAATCAACGAGACGCTCGGCCGCTACCACACGATGCTGTTGATCGGCGAGAAGGTCGACAGCTTCACGTATAATGGCCTCTCCGCGCTCCCGGGGAAATTGCAGGTGATTCAGATCGCGCCCGCGGCCAGTCAGCTTGGGTTTGACTATCCCTGCGACATGGCGGTGCTCGGCGAAATCAAAGCGACATTGGATGCGCTGGCGACGGCGATCGGAGCTCCGGCCGCATCGGCCGGAGAGCGGACCGTCGATGTGAGGGCCCTGGAAGCGCGCTATCCACCGTCCGGCAAGCGACCGAGCGACGCGCTCATTCTCGGTGTGTTGCGTCATTGCGACCGGGCGACTCATATCGTCACCGAGGGATCTTCCGAAGACGCGATCGTGCAGGACATGGCCGTTCGCCTTGGCTTTCGCAACGTCCATTTCTCTCCCCGCGGCGGAGGATTGGGCTGGGCCATGCCGCTTGGCGTCGGGATCGGGCTGGCGACGGGCAAGCCCGCGGTCTGCTTCGTGGGCGACGGTGGCAGTCTGTTTTCGATCCATGCTCTTTGGACCGCAGCCAAGTATTCCATTCCGTCCATATTCGTCTGTTTCGTGAATCACGAATACCGCTTGCTGAAGGATCTGTGGTGCGCCACGATGGCGACGGCGATGGAGAGCACCCATTTCGTCGGGATGGATTTCGATGATCCAAGCGTTGACTTGCGGCGCATTGCCGAAGGCTTCGGCGCGCGCACGGAAAAAATTGAAACTCTTGAGACTGTCGGAGAGGTTCTTGCGCGAGCGGTCGCGCATCCAGGGCCGAGTTTTCTGATTATCGACCGCGAGCCCTGA
- a CDS encoding transposase, producing MGSIPSSSTKKNAKGFPEAIRAVYPQAEIQRCLVHQVRNSLAQMAWKDRKEVASSLRSIYTAPTEEAGLMALAEFEETWGRKYPHVVLSWKRHWPELATFFNYPEAVRRLIYTTNPIESLNSRVRKTVKGKSVFPTEIALFKALYLAVAEAEKRWTMRTRNWQEIMAQLSIFFQERLKNYLC from the coding sequence GTGGGTTCGATTCCCTCCAGCTCCACCAAGAAGAATGCCAAGGGGTTTCCCGAAGCCATCAGAGCCGTGTATCCCCAGGCAGAGATCCAGCGCTGCCTGGTCCACCAGGTCAGGAACTCGCTGGCGCAGATGGCCTGGAAGGACCGCAAGGAGGTTGCCAGCTCCCTGCGCTCGATCTACACCGCTCCAACAGAGGAAGCCGGCCTCATGGCGCTGGCCGAATTCGAGGAAACCTGGGGCCGGAAGTACCCCCATGTCGTGCTGTCCTGGAAACGGCACTGGCCGGAACTGGCGACGTTTTTCAACTATCCCGAGGCGGTACGACGGCTGATTTACACCACCAACCCCATTGAGAGCCTCAACAGCCGGGTCAGGAAAACCGTGAAGGGGAAAAGCGTCTTCCCGACGGAGATCGCTCTGTTCAAGGCCCTGTATCTGGCGGTGGCCGAAGCCGAGAAGCGCTGGACGATGCGAACGAGGAACTGGCAGGAGATCATGGCCCAGCTTTCGATCTTCTTCCAGGAAAGGCTCAAGAACTATCTCTGCTGA
- a CDS encoding nitrile hydratase — MQNETKGSGNASLERRLVELAWTDPAFAALLRKDPRQALASIGVEVSPGVAIDVRQQRRDTLYFVIPPLAVPPEEAEKVISQMDLWQSGDLFCWIMPQALKLELLRMRQSFRENNP, encoded by the coding sequence GTGCAGAACGAAACGAAAGGTTCAGGGAATGCCTCATTGGAGCGGCGTCTGGTCGAACTCGCCTGGACGGATCCAGCCTTTGCCGCGCTCCTTCGGAAGGATCCGCGGCAGGCGCTGGCCAGCATCGGCGTGGAGGTCTCGCCCGGCGTCGCCATCGACGTCCGGCAGCAGCGGCGCGACACGCTTTATTTCGTGATTCCACCGCTCGCGGTGCCCCCCGAGGAGGCAGAGAAGGTGATCAGCCAGATGGATCTGTGGCAAAGCGGCGACCTGTTTTGCTGGATCATGCCGCAGGCACTGAAACTGGAGCTGCTGCGCATGCGCCAGAGCTTCCGGGAAAACAATCCATGA
- a CDS encoding DUF4276 family protein encodes MIRLHITAEGQTEQTFAKNVLAPYLAEFNVFVDTRCVLTSRDKRSAKEYRGGLLSYEKAKKDIETWIKEDNHGECRFSSMFDLYALPDDFPGYAEAQQISDRYQRVRVLEASMAQDIKDRRFISYIQLHEFEALILSDPQKLDWEYMEHDVAINKLISLVNGKNPELINDGQATAPSKRILKEIPEYDKATAGVAVATKIGLQSLREKCRHFNEWITILEHLAE; translated from the coding sequence GTGATCCGTCTGCACATTACTGCTGAGGGACAAACAGAACAGACCTTTGCTAAAAATGTACTCGCGCCATACCTCGCTGAATTTAATGTTTTTGTTGATACCCGCTGTGTTTTAACGAGCAGGGACAAGCGCTCAGCAAAGGAGTATCGTGGCGGTCTATTAAGCTATGAAAAGGCAAAGAAGGATATTGAGACTTGGATTAAGGAAGATAATCATGGAGAATGCCGTTTTTCCTCAATGTTTGACCTTTATGCTCTGCCAGATGATTTCCCTGGATATGCCGAAGCTCAGCAAATATCGGATCGATACCAACGGGTAAGAGTTCTTGAAGCTTCAATGGCTCAAGATATAAAAGATAGACGCTTTATATCTTATATTCAGCTACATGAATTTGAAGCCTTGATCCTTAGCGATCCGCAGAAATTGGACTGGGAATATATGGAGCATGACGTTGCGATCAACAAGTTAATTTCCTTGGTAAATGGAAAAAATCCTGAATTGATCAATGATGGTCAAGCTACAGCGCCTTCAAAACGTATCCTCAAAGAGATACCTGAATATGATAAGGCCACAGCCGGCGTTGCTGTCGCTACCAAGATAGGCCTTCAAAGTCTTAGAGAGAAATGTAGGCATTTCAACGAATGGATAACAATCCTTGAGCATCTTGCCGAATGA
- a CDS encoding pirin family protein, giving the protein MNTSFVLRAGARGYNKLRSTGPLASYVSGHPEAVLLRHSSFNFGTYQTGHAGFGRMRVFGDEVFSGPGCGYNMHRHHNFIICAFVLEGELAHINTVGNIDRLTPGDYYVFSAGSGGKHCEVNLRGDDMHAIYIWFLPDQLLLPPSYHRNHFDALANRNQLVTLVGNADGALRVSQDIKVSRLSSDTAMALDYTPQSAEHGVYVFVLDGEVHCNDVSLARRDSSGIWGAKRIKLQTGPQETDLMLVETAP; this is encoded by the coding sequence ATGAATACGTCCTTCGTCCTGCGCGCCGGGGCGCGCGGCTACAACAAGTTACGATCTACAGGACCGCTGGCGAGCTACGTCTCGGGGCATCCTGAGGCGGTGTTGCTGCGCCACTCGAGCTTCAACTTCGGCACGTACCAGACTGGCCACGCCGGATTCGGCCGCATGCGGGTGTTCGGCGACGAGGTCTTTAGCGGACCAGGCTGCGGTTACAACATGCACCGGCACCACAATTTCATCATCTGCGCTTTCGTCCTGGAGGGTGAACTTGCGCACATCAACACGGTAGGCAACATCGATCGGCTGACACCTGGCGATTACTACGTTTTCTCTGCCGGCTCCGGGGGCAAGCACTGCGAGGTGAACCTGAGAGGCGACGACATGCATGCCATCTATATCTGGTTCCTGCCCGATCAGCTCCTGCTTCCCCCATCGTACCACAGGAATCATTTCGACGCCTTGGCCAATCGCAATCAGCTCGTGACGCTGGTAGGCAATGCGGACGGGGCGCTTCGCGTCTCGCAGGATATCAAGGTGTCTCGCCTGTCGAGCGACACCGCCATGGCGCTCGACTACACGCCACAATCGGCCGAGCACGGCGTCTACGTTTTTGTGTTGGATGGTGAAGTCCATTGCAACGACGTCAGCCTCGCCCGTCGTGACAGCAGCGGAATCTGGGGTGCGAAGCGGATCAAGCTCCAGACAGGACCACAGGAAACCGACCTGATGCTTGTTGAAACGGCCCCATAA
- a CDS encoding FAD-dependent monooxygenase: protein MTAQEQVLIAGAGPVGLTLAMELARHGVRPRIIDQAAARSDKSKALVVWSRTLELLQAAGLADRFLGAGLRVGEARIFAGSRKLVAMPLGLIDSAFNFGLLLPQSETERLLEEHLAQHGVTVERSVALAGLRQEADAVIASLVQADGREERLAASWLVGCDGAHSTTRHALGLAFAGETEDSDWVLGDVRIDQDQTGEPVLTRSALNIFWHAEGVLIFFPLGEDRYRVAADVGPARGEGRRPDPSLGDIQEVMDRRGPGRWRATAPSWLSFFRINERQVDHYRLGRVFLAGDAAHIHSPAGGQGMNTGMQDAFNLAWKLALACRGQAADGLLLASYERERRPVAATVIRAATLGTRLATIRQPLGRFLRDALVSLVSGLPPVQRGFANRLAETAIAYHDSLLTGTTPNENRAGGLARPGSRAPDVRLEAAPGEPDTLYGRLAAGHFLAVGKAAPATQARERFEARFGAVCHTCSALGETGALTLVRPDGYVAVVAAPGDWKTLGDHLLRILGRVS from the coding sequence ATGACCGCGCAAGAACAGGTGTTGATCGCAGGCGCCGGGCCGGTGGGGCTCACCCTGGCCATGGAACTGGCGCGCCACGGGGTGCGGCCCCGGATCATCGACCAGGCCGCCGCCCGCTCGGACAAATCCAAGGCCTTGGTGGTCTGGTCCAGAACCTTGGAGTTGCTCCAGGCCGCCGGCCTGGCCGATCGTTTCCTGGGCGCAGGGCTGCGGGTGGGGGAGGCCCGGATTTTCGCCGGCAGCCGCAAGCTTGTGGCCATGCCCCTGGGCCTGATCGACAGCGCCTTTAATTTCGGCCTGCTTTTGCCCCAAAGCGAAACCGAGCGGTTGCTGGAGGAGCATCTTGCCCAACACGGCGTCACGGTGGAGCGCTCGGTGGCCCTGGCCGGCCTGCGCCAGGAAGCGGACGCGGTCATAGCCTCCCTCGTCCAGGCCGACGGCCGCGAGGAGCGCCTCGCCGCTTCCTGGCTCGTGGGCTGCGACGGCGCGCACAGCACCACGCGCCATGCCCTGGGCCTCGCCTTTGCCGGGGAGACCGAGGACAGCGACTGGGTCCTGGGCGACGTCCGCATCGACCAGGACCAGACCGGGGAACCGGTCCTGACCCGGTCCGCCCTCAACATTTTCTGGCATGCCGAAGGGGTGCTCATCTTTTTCCCCCTCGGCGAAGACCGTTACCGGGTGGCGGCCGACGTCGGTCCGGCCCGGGGCGAGGGCAGACGCCCCGATCCCAGCCTCGGAGACATCCAGGAGGTCATGGACCGGCGCGGCCCGGGCCGATGGCGCGCCACCGCCCCCTCCTGGCTCTCCTTTTTCCGGATAAACGAGCGCCAGGTCGACCATTACCGCCTCGGCCGGGTGTTTCTGGCCGGCGATGCCGCCCACATCCACAGCCCGGCCGGCGGCCAGGGCATGAATACCGGCATGCAGGACGCTTTCAATCTGGCCTGGAAGCTGGCCCTGGCCTGCCGCGGCCAGGCTGCCGACGGCCTGCTTCTGGCCAGTTACGAGAGGGAACGCCGCCCCGTGGCGGCAACGGTCATCCGGGCCGCGACCCTGGGCACGCGGCTTGCCACCATACGCCAGCCCCTGGGCCGGTTCCTGCGCGACGCCCTCGTTTCCCTCGTTTCGGGCCTGCCGCCGGTGCAACGCGGCTTCGCCAACAGATTGGCCGAGACCGCCATCGCCTACCACGACAGCCTCCTGACGGGGACCACCCCCAACGAAAACCGAGCGGGCGGGCTGGCGCGTCCCGGATCGCGGGCCCCGGACGTCCGCCTGGAAGCGGCTCCCGGGGAGCCGGACACCCTCTACGGCCGCCTTGCAGCGGGGCATTTCCTGGCGGTCGGCAAGGCGGCCCCAGCCACCCAGGCCCGGGAGCGCTTCGAAGCGCGGTTCGGGGCGGTTTGCCACACGTGTTCGGCCCTCGGTGAAACCGGAGCCCTCACCCTGGTCAGGCCGGACGGGTATGTGGCCGTGGTCGCCGCCCCGGGCGATTGGAAGACCCTCGGCGACCACCTGCTCCGGATTCTCGGCCGCGTCTCCTGA
- a CDS encoding ABC transporter ATP-binding protein, whose product MNDILITRGLNKAFGNTKVVSNVNITAKQGEAVVLLGPSGSGKSTLLGLLAGLERPDSGEILLDGDAMARLSEDQLSLLRRQKVGFVFQAFHLIPTLSALENVAFPLYPTDVPIKEQRHRATTLLEQVGLAHRQDHLPAKLSGGERQRVAIARALVNHPKLIFCDEPSGNLDFKTGSDILDMLFALNRDQGVSLFIVTHDQSLVERAHKVFHMHDGEVVTQ is encoded by the coding sequence ATGAATGATATCTTGATAACACGTGGCCTGAACAAGGCTTTCGGCAACACCAAGGTCGTGAGCAACGTCAACATCACCGCCAAGCAGGGGGAGGCTGTTGTGCTCCTGGGCCCTTCAGGCTCGGGGAAAAGCACTCTGCTCGGACTGCTTGCCGGGCTCGAGCGCCCGGACTCCGGAGAAATTCTCCTCGATGGCGATGCAATGGCCAGGTTGAGCGAGGACCAATTGTCACTGCTCAGGCGTCAGAAGGTCGGGTTCGTCTTTCAGGCCTTTCACCTGATACCGACGCTGTCAGCGCTGGAGAACGTGGCCTTCCCGCTGTATCCCACGGATGTTCCGATCAAGGAACAGCGCCACAGGGCCACAACCCTGCTGGAACAAGTGGGCCTCGCGCACAGGCAAGACCATCTGCCGGCCAAACTGTCTGGCGGGGAGCGCCAACGGGTGGCCATCGCCCGAGCCCTTGTGAACCACCCCAAGCTGATCTTCTGCGACGAACCCAGCGGCAACCTCGACTTCAAAACAGGGTCGGACATCCTGGATATGCTCTTTGCCCTCAATCGAGACCAGGGTGTCAGCCTGTTCATCGTCACCCATGATCAGTCGCTCGTTGAAAGAGCCCACAAAGTTTTCCACATGCACGACGGGGAGGTCGTCACGCAATGA
- a CDS encoding tautomerase family protein codes for MPIMHVYYPQGSLPGERKAELAQKLTDVLLQMEGNARTAGGLGFASVLFTEVAPSDWWVGGRNDATYVAPPGKFLVRVSIPEGYMNQAHKTEVHVAVTAAIVAVTGNPEDPKQGASVQVIIDEVTEGNWASHGRTISLASIADTVGLPKNGERFQWVRAYFDAKARQFAAAGYPADVGGLLNDLK; via the coding sequence ATGCCCATCATGCACGTCTATTATCCCCAAGGATCGCTGCCCGGCGAGCGCAAGGCGGAGCTCGCCCAAAAATTAACCGACGTCTTGCTGCAGATGGAGGGCAATGCCAGGACGGCTGGCGGTCTCGGCTTCGCCTCGGTTCTGTTCACCGAGGTCGCGCCATCGGACTGGTGGGTCGGTGGCCGCAACGACGCCACCTACGTCGCGCCCCCGGGCAAGTTCCTGGTTCGCGTGTCCATCCCCGAGGGCTACATGAATCAGGCGCACAAGACCGAGGTTCATGTCGCCGTCACGGCCGCCATCGTGGCCGTCACCGGCAACCCCGAGGATCCCAAGCAAGGCGCGAGCGTGCAGGTCATCATCGACGAGGTGACGGAGGGGAACTGGGCCTCCCATGGCCGGACAATCAGTCTGGCCAGCATCGCCGACACGGTCGGGCTGCCCAAAAACGGGGAACGCTTCCAATGGGTCCGGGCCTATTTCGACGCCAAGGCAAGGCAGTTCGCGGCGGCGGGATATCCTGCGGACGTCGGCGGACTTCTGAACGATCTGAAATGA
- a CDS encoding ABC transporter permease: MPNWAYVFAETTGRRRRTWAAVSLTILAVSVFLGVRLTSASFQAAFRAPLDDIGASLTVQRSGDVPQEMAGPVLPCSLAPITAAEIADIKRLDGVLGVSESVLFWDFEPDKFVIMAGFRPSDQAGLALLQKVLAGGRFLEPGDQDKILLESQWATEQKLGPGDRLVLQGNAYEIVGLVESSRLSQLTVAQVYLPLDTARRMTAASPGVTGTHAFTLNDSNLLFVKAARDRSEDVRRAIVSRLGEKASVTSPESFKEVVRGLLKATDRFAWAVSLLTIVIAALFIARTAISNVHERRKEFGVMRAVGWTGRDITLQFFAETLVQALISAPLGLAAGALVMVVLPLAHVAIPIPWDMTPKPHFMPGGAEQLFRDVPLSASLSLEMAGQAVLLAVGVALLGAFVGIRASLSLKPSEALRHE; encoded by the coding sequence ATGCCAAACTGGGCATATGTTTTTGCCGAAACGACGGGAAGACGCAGGCGGACATGGGCTGCCGTGTCGCTGACTATCCTGGCGGTCAGTGTGTTTTTGGGCGTGCGGTTGACGTCTGCCTCTTTTCAGGCGGCTTTCCGGGCTCCACTCGACGATATTGGAGCCAGCTTGACCGTACAACGATCCGGGGACGTTCCGCAGGAGATGGCCGGCCCCGTCCTTCCCTGTTCACTCGCGCCAATTACGGCTGCCGAAATTGCCGACATCAAACGGCTCGACGGCGTTTTGGGCGTCAGCGAAAGTGTTCTGTTCTGGGATTTCGAGCCGGATAAATTCGTCATCATGGCTGGCTTCCGTCCCAGTGACCAGGCGGGGCTCGCGCTGCTGCAAAAGGTTCTTGCCGGTGGGCGATTCCTTGAACCCGGCGATCAGGACAAGATTCTCTTGGAGTCGCAGTGGGCAACCGAGCAAAAACTCGGGCCGGGCGACAGACTCGTGCTTCAGGGCAATGCTTACGAGATCGTGGGGCTGGTTGAATCGTCTAGGCTCAGCCAGCTTACGGTGGCCCAGGTATACCTCCCGCTGGACACCGCACGCCGGATGACCGCCGCATCCCCCGGGGTGACTGGAACCCACGCCTTTACATTGAATGACTCCAACTTGCTCTTCGTGAAGGCTGCCAGGGACAGGTCCGAGGATGTGCGCCGGGCCATTGTTTCCAGACTCGGAGAAAAAGCCTCGGTCACCAGCCCGGAGTCTTTCAAAGAGGTTGTCAGAGGGCTGCTCAAGGCGACGGACAGGTTCGCCTGGGCGGTTTCGCTGTTGACCATCGTCATCGCGGCGCTGTTTATCGCCCGCACGGCCATCTCGAACGTGCATGAAAGGAGGAAGGAGTTCGGGGTGATGCGCGCCGTGGGGTGGACCGGCCGGGACATCACGCTTCAGTTCTTCGCCGAAACGCTGGTCCAGGCCCTGATCAGCGCCCCTCTGGGCCTCGCCGCCGGGGCGCTGGTGATGGTTGTGTTGCCTTTGGCGCACGTTGCCATTCCGATTCCCTGGGACATGACCCCCAAGCCGCACTTCATGCCGGGAGGAGCGGAGCAACTCTTCCGCGATGTTCCCTTGTCCGCGTCCCTCTCCCTGGAGATGGCGGGCCAGGCCGTGCTCCTGGCCGTCGGCGTGGCGCTGCTCGGCGCATTCGTTGGCATCAGGGCTTCCCTCTCCCTCAAACCCTCGGAGGCTCTTCGCCATGAATGA